The following proteins are encoded in a genomic region of Brachypodium distachyon strain Bd21 chromosome 1, Brachypodium_distachyon_v3.0, whole genome shotgun sequence:
- the LOC100838055 gene encoding LOW QUALITY PROTEIN: protein STRICTOSIDINE SYNTHASE-LIKE 3 (The sequence of the model RefSeq protein was modified relative to this genomic sequence to represent the inferred CDS: inserted 2 bases in 2 codons), translating to MSAKPRRVDPAAILISSDAQSLAWDDSCHVASLISHAWSLPRGGYLRGPESVAFDRESRGPYSGVSDGRVLKWNGDKIGWTTYAYGPDYSSEKCTASRLHPETVTESRCGRSLGLQFHHKSENLYIADAYKGLMRVGLGGGEATVWANEADGASLRFTNGVDVDQITGQVYFTDSSMNYXRSQHEMVTRTGDSTGRLMRYDPRTDDVTTLQSSITYPNGASLSPDQTHLVVASTGPCKLLQHWIKGXRPGKTEPFADLPRYPDKVRQDKRGGYWVALHREKNELPFGFDSHLLAVRVGPNEEVLEQMRGPKSVRPTEIMERGNGKYYMGSVELPYVGVVTHK from the exons ATGAGTGCAAAGCCAAGAAGAGTTGACCCGGCCGCCAT CTTAATTAGTTCGGATGCTCAGTCCCTGGCCTGGGATGATTCGTGCCACGTGGCATCTTTAATTAGTCATGCATGGTCTCTCCCTCGCGGCGGGTACCTGCGCGGGCCGGAGAGCGTCGCGTTCGACCGCGAGAGCCGCGGTCCCTACAGCGGCGTCTCCGACGGCCGTGTCCTGAAATGGAACGGTGACAAGATCGGCTGGACCACCTACGCGTACGGCCCTGACTACAGCAGCGAGAAGTGCACCGCGTCCAGGCTCCATCCGGAGACGGTCACGGAGAGCCGTTGCGGTCGTTCGCTCGGCTTGCAATTCCATCACAAGTCTGAAAACCTGTACATTGCTGACGCTTACAAGGGACTCATGCGGGTTGGCCTTGGCGGCGGGGAGGCGACGGTGTGGGCCAACGAGGCGGACGGCGCGTCTCTCCGCTTCACCAATGGGGTCGATGTCGACCAGATTACCGGCCAGGTCTACTTCACGGACAGTTCCATGAACT CGAGGTCGCAACACGAGATGGTTACGAGAACGGGGGACTCGACGGGTCGTCTTATGAGGTACGATCCGCGGACGGACGATGTCACCACTTTGCAGTCGAGCATCACGTACCCGAACGgtgcttctctctctcctgacCAGACGCACCTCGTGGTCGCGTCTACTGGCCCGTGCAAGCTACTACAGCATTGGATCAAAG CCCGACCTGGCAAGACAGAGCCATTTGCAGACCTTCCGAGATATCCAGACAAAGTGAGGCAAGACAAGAGAGGTGGATACTGGGTGGCGTTACACCGCGAGAAGAATGAGCTCCCTTTTGGCTTCGATAGCCATCTTCTTGCCGTGAGGGTCGGACCCAATGAAGAAGTACTTGAACAGATGAGAGGGCCAAAGAGCGTGAGGCCGACGGAGATAATGGAAAGAGGCAATGGCAAATACTACATGGGTTCCGTCGAGCTGCCGTATGTCGGCGTAGTCACACATAAATAG